One genomic region from Pelorhabdus rhamnosifermentans encodes:
- a CDS encoding aminotransferase-like domain-containing protein, whose translation MKYNQIINYIQNEIDNKRLHSGDKVLSIREMSLLFHCSKATVIRAYSELETKHILYSVPQSGYFVVNNNRVNASGMSVIDFASMMPESSMIPYVEFRHCINQALDVYQEKSFMYNEKQGLPDLRAALSKQLQDVQIFENPENIYITAGAQQTLDILVRMPSPNGKTTVLVEQPTYSGMLKSLKIAGVTAVGITRNYNGINFDKLESFFKNGNIKFFYTMPRYQNPTGTSYSCQEKKMILDLACKYDVYIVEDDYLAEFNFDTKADPLYAMDDSEHVIYVKSYSKVCLPGLRIGAVLLPRAFRNVFLEYKCCVDPYVSSILQGALTMFMKNGMFTHHVKTIKKFYHNRASTFVLACKQLPVEVIWQYFAHCAFAFLELPDEINFSSLIASLQTKNIFIQGGDLWYLPNFEKKNGLRLCVYQTNEEQITTGIAIIAEEIRHCLSSKKINLTEFLYEG comes from the coding sequence ATGAAATATAATCAAATAATTAATTATATTCAAAATGAAATTGACAATAAGCGTTTGCACAGTGGGGATAAAGTACTTTCAATAAGGGAAATGTCTTTGCTGTTTCATTGCAGTAAAGCTACGGTTATTCGGGCTTATAGTGAACTTGAAACGAAGCATATTTTATATTCTGTTCCGCAGAGCGGCTATTTTGTCGTGAATAACAACAGGGTAAATGCTTCTGGCATGTCTGTTATTGATTTCGCGTCAATGATGCCTGAATCTTCCATGATTCCTTATGTGGAATTTCGTCATTGCATCAATCAGGCATTAGATGTATATCAAGAAAAATCATTTATGTATAACGAAAAACAAGGGCTGCCTGATTTACGGGCAGCCCTATCAAAACAATTGCAGGATGTTCAAATTTTTGAAAACCCGGAAAATATCTATATTACTGCCGGTGCACAGCAAACTCTCGATATTCTGGTTAGAATGCCATCTCCTAATGGTAAAACTACCGTGTTAGTCGAACAGCCTACTTATTCCGGTATGCTGAAATCTTTAAAAATTGCCGGAGTTACGGCAGTTGGTATTACGAGAAATTATAATGGAATCAACTTTGATAAGTTAGAAAGCTTTTTTAAAAATGGAAATATAAAATTCTTTTATACCATGCCTCGTTATCAAAACCCTACGGGGACATCTTATTCATGCCAAGAGAAAAAAATGATTTTGGATTTGGCGTGTAAATACGATGTTTATATTGTGGAAGACGATTATTTAGCCGAGTTTAATTTTGACACAAAAGCAGATCCTTTGTATGCAATGGATGATTCGGAACATGTTATTTATGTCAAAAGTTATTCTAAAGTTTGCTTGCCTGGTTTGCGCATTGGTGCAGTATTATTGCCAAGAGCGTTTAGAAATGTATTTTTAGAATATAAGTGTTGTGTTGATCCTTATGTTTCTTCTATTTTGCAAGGAGCCTTAACGATGTTTATGAAAAATGGTATGTTTACTCATCACGTAAAAACGATTAAAAAGTTTTATCATAATCGTGCTTCCACTTTTGTACTTGCTTGTAAACAACTGCCTGTCGAAGTCATTTGGCAATATTTTGCTCATTGTGCCTTCGCTTTTCTAGAATTGCCTGATGAAATAAATTTTTCAAGTCTTATCGCGAGTCTACAAACGAAAAATATATTTATTCAAGGTGGAGATCTGTGGTATTTGCCTAATTTTGAGAAGAAAAATGGACTGAGATTATGTGTCTATCAAACGAATGAAGAGCAAATCACTACAGGGATAGCGATTATTGCTGAAGAGATCCGACACTGTCTAAGCTCAAAAAAAATAAATCTGACCGAATTCTTATATGAAGGTTAA
- a CDS encoding RNA polymerase sigma factor, with amino-acid sequence MDFVPLVKKYTWNKSDDEKAEAWLAVVEAFATYDSNKGVRLPGYVESRVKYAVWNMLKKQQRYVNHENIESCFESQPDHIDVAEVVELKLLRKRLSKALDTLSIKQRQAIVKTIVLGYSLTEYAHELGVTPQAVFNLRKCGLNRLKKYLTRMYISESRYTGYTQLK; translated from the coding sequence ATGGATTTTGTACCACTTGTAAAGAAATACACTTGGAATAAATCAGACGATGAAAAAGCCGAAGCATGGTTGGCAGTTGTTGAAGCATTTGCAACATATGACTCAAATAAAGGGGTGCGGTTGCCGGGATATGTTGAAAGTCGTGTTAAATATGCTGTATGGAATATGCTTAAGAAGCAACAGCGATATGTTAATCATGAAAATATTGAAAGTTGTTTTGAATCACAACCGGATCATATCGATGTAGCCGAAGTAGTAGAGCTAAAGCTATTGCGGAAAAGGCTTAGCAAAGCACTGGACACTCTTTCAATTAAGCAGCGGCAAGCGATAGTAAAAACAATAGTTTTAGGATACAGCCTGACGGAATATGCCCACGAATTGGGGGTTACACCGCAGGCTGTATTTAATTTGAGAAAATGTGGTTTGAATCGTTTAAAAAAGTATCTTACAAGAATGTATATAAGTGAAAGCCGATATACAGGATATACACAATTAAAATAA
- a CDS encoding biotin transporter BioY: MSRRNKLNDIIYAGLFAALTAVLGLISIPLPISPVPISGQSLAIMLAGSILTVRQAAYSVLTFLFVGAAGVPVISGGNGGIGVIVGPRGGYLIGFLAGVIVIGLIKGSGNNIWRLALGNIIGGIVVVYIMGVLWLSFTTGIDLQKALIAGVLPFIPGDLCKVFIASVIGVAINKRLHQAR; this comes from the coding sequence ATGTCTCGAAGAAATAAGTTGAATGATATTATTTATGCAGGACTTTTCGCGGCTCTGACAGCAGTATTGGGGCTGATTTCGATACCGCTGCCCATAAGTCCTGTGCCTATTAGTGGGCAGTCTTTGGCTATTATGCTGGCGGGCAGTATTTTAACAGTACGACAAGCAGCTTATAGTGTGTTGACGTTCCTGTTCGTTGGAGCAGCCGGAGTACCGGTTATTTCGGGGGGGAATGGGGGAATTGGGGTTATTGTTGGCCCTAGAGGTGGCTATTTAATAGGCTTTTTAGCAGGCGTGATTGTTATTGGTTTAATAAAGGGATCCGGTAATAATATATGGCGTCTGGCTTTGGGTAATATTATCGGCGGTATTGTAGTAGTTTATATAATGGGTGTGCTGTGGTTGAGCTTTACTACAGGCATTGATTTGCAAAAAGCACTGATAGCGGGTGTTCTGCCATTTATACCAGGAGATTTGTGCAAGGTTTTTATAGCTTCGGTAATTGGGGTTGCTATTAATAAACGATTACATCAGGCTAGGTAA
- a CDS encoding ImmA/IrrE family metallo-endopeptidase, whose product MINIPLRVKNLIKKYNTNDPYRIAKELKIEIVFCETPNKINGMWRRILRRKYIVIDENLNEWQRMAVIGHEIAHIKCHKGYMDFCIAGRTFFASKHREDEANTYAAELISYGYDINKEYIVNFLNGEYR is encoded by the coding sequence ATGATCAATATTCCTTTGCGTGTCAAAAATCTCATAAAAAAATACAATACGAATGATCCGTATCGTATTGCAAAGGAATTAAAAATTGAAATTGTCTTTTGCGAAACTCCAAATAAAATCAACGGAATGTGGCGGCGAATTTTAAGAAGAAAATATATTGTAATTGATGAAAATTTAAACGAATGGCAAAGGATGGCCGTTATAGGCCATGAAATCGCTCATATAAAATGTCATAAAGGATATATGGACTTCTGTATAGCAGGGCGAACATTTTTTGCATCTAAACACAGAGAAGATGAGGCAAACACCTACGCAGCAGAATTAATATCCTATGGCTACGATATTAATAAGGAATATATTGTGAATTTTTTGAATGGCGAATATCGGTAA
- a CDS encoding MFS transporter gives MAELNNKTLIWKLSVAGFISAADNWVISPILPAIASEFDISITQAGAILTAYLIPYGIMQPVYGFLSDCFGKAKLLQWIVAGLSLGTIGCFSANSLWILCFWRSVTGFFAAGIIAVSLALIGDTVPISERQKYVGIFIGIVFLGQGLSAGLGGAFAKYISWRTSFAFFAIAAACTVFLLKKLPPGMSIHTSHKFFSEINRVTRSPKGKVIFPLAFGAGFLLLGLYSYLGAFLHEMVELNYLQVGIVIMFFGFSCFLAGGQVGKLEQRIGQKETVIMGGYLALFATVLLIMFPSWEAGCLATISLGFGYIFIQSTLATIAFDVSSNSKGLPSALIGLGLFGGGGLGTLFNSWLLSISSYSILWLTLGIGIFIFILVAAKFLLNKAGQNCSMVDNKH, from the coding sequence ATGGCTGAATTAAATAATAAAACACTTATTTGGAAATTGAGTGTTGCAGGATTTATTTCCGCAGCAGATAACTGGGTTATTTCCCCCATCTTACCAGCGATCGCATCCGAATTCGATATCTCAATCACTCAGGCTGGAGCAATATTGACTGCCTATCTGATACCTTACGGAATCATGCAGCCTGTCTACGGCTTTCTCAGTGATTGCTTTGGAAAAGCAAAACTACTACAATGGATTGTCGCAGGGCTTTCCTTAGGCACAATAGGCTGTTTTTCGGCAAACTCTTTATGGATATTATGCTTTTGGCGGTCAGTTACAGGCTTTTTTGCTGCTGGAATCATTGCTGTTTCACTGGCATTAATTGGCGATACCGTTCCAATTTCAGAACGGCAAAAGTATGTGGGAATATTTATTGGAATTGTTTTTCTCGGTCAAGGTTTAAGTGCAGGACTAGGTGGAGCGTTTGCTAAGTATATTAGCTGGCGAACATCCTTTGCCTTTTTTGCCATAGCAGCTGCTTGTACAGTATTTCTTTTGAAAAAACTACCTCCAGGTATGTCTATTCACACAAGTCATAAGTTTTTTTCGGAAATTAACCGAGTAACACGCTCTCCAAAGGGAAAAGTTATCTTCCCCTTGGCTTTTGGGGCCGGATTTTTATTACTTGGACTATATAGTTATTTAGGAGCATTCTTGCATGAAATGGTTGAACTAAATTATCTACAAGTTGGCATCGTCATCATGTTCTTTGGGTTCTCCTGCTTTTTAGCTGGTGGGCAGGTCGGAAAACTGGAACAACGGATTGGACAAAAAGAGACCGTTATTATGGGTGGTTATCTAGCCTTATTTGCAACTGTTCTTTTAATAATGTTCCCCTCTTGGGAAGCCGGATGCTTAGCAACCATTAGTTTGGGCTTTGGCTATATTTTCATTCAATCTACCTTAGCAACAATCGCTTTTGATGTGTCAAGTAACAGCAAGGGACTTCCATCGGCATTAATTGGCTTAGGTCTCTTTGGTGGCGGCGGATTAGGAACGCTGTTCAACAGTTGGTTGCTTTCGATAAGTAGCTATTCGATTTTATGGCTGACTTTGGGAATTGGAATTTTTATTTTTATTCTTGTTGCAGCCAAATTCCTGTTAAACAAAGCCGGACAGAACTGTTCAATGGTCGATAACAAACATTAA
- a CDS encoding flavodoxin domain-containing protein — MQTVVIYKSKTGFARKYAEWIAEELSADIFDASEITVDRLVAYDTVIYGGGVYAVGINGIKYIRQNLDKLKDKKIIVFATGASPSREGVISEVRDKNFTIEEQKHIQLFYLRGGFDYSKLNLFYKILMMLLKWKLKMKGKQKITSDERGMLASYDKPVDFTQKKNIDEIIAYVNSSIL; from the coding sequence ATGCAGACTGTAGTAATTTATAAGTCAAAAACAGGGTTTGCAAGAAAATATGCAGAATGGATTGCGGAAGAGTTGTCTGCGGATATTTTTGATGCTTCAGAGATTACTGTCGATAGACTGGTAGCCTATGATACCGTGATTTACGGTGGTGGGGTGTATGCTGTTGGCATTAACGGAATAAAGTATATAAGGCAAAACCTCGACAAACTTAAGGATAAAAAAATTATTGTTTTTGCAACAGGAGCGTCACCCTCTAGAGAAGGGGTGATAAGTGAAGTGAGAGACAAAAACTTTACTATCGAGGAACAGAAACATATACAACTCTTTTATTTAAGGGGTGGCTTTGATTATAGCAAATTAAATCTTTTTTATAAAATACTCATGATGTTATTGAAATGGAAACTAAAGATGAAAGGTAAACAGAAAATAACATCTGATGAAAGAGGTATGCTTGCCAGTTATGATAAGCCAGTAGATTTTACACAAAAGAAAAATATAGATGAAATAATAGCTTATGTTAATTCAAGCATTCTTTAA
- a CDS encoding DUF2971 domain-containing protein translates to MKLYKYTTWRPLEKGCDLKKDCVLVQKCHTKENLLNSKLFFNSPKQFNDPFDTLPIVITEHTEKELKKFGIKVFMEQYKQPKKLAMKNFKEILKTDKRYKSKKTFQKMIINTFLTSRRETGVTCFSQNSPEKLLMWGYYGDKDTGVCLEFNFPNNKPDFSLLSGNQNIKIGGPFPIKYGNELPIYHFLNIGQEELYNSLTSKCKEWKLENEYRIICYRYVGPLVYPASYLRAIYAGCKMNDTNFEELRKTIKKMKFEPLLYRTKINKEQYKLDLIKV, encoded by the coding sequence GTGAAATTATATAAGTACACAACCTGGCGTCCGTTGGAAAAAGGTTGTGATTTGAAGAAGGATTGCGTTCTTGTACAAAAATGCCATACGAAGGAAAATCTATTAAATTCCAAGCTTTTCTTCAATTCACCAAAACAATTTAATGATCCATTTGATACATTGCCAATAGTAATAACGGAACATACTGAGAAAGAATTGAAGAAATTTGGAATTAAAGTATTTATGGAACAGTATAAGCAACCTAAGAAATTGGCAATGAAAAATTTTAAGGAAATACTGAAAACGGATAAACGTTATAAGAGTAAGAAGACATTTCAAAAAATGATAATAAACACTTTTTTAACAAGTCGAAGAGAAACAGGCGTTACCTGTTTTTCTCAGAACTCACCAGAAAAATTACTAATGTGGGGATATTATGGAGATAAAGATACCGGAGTATGCCTAGAGTTTAATTTTCCGAATAATAAACCGGATTTTTCACTACTAAGCGGAAATCAAAACATAAAAATTGGAGGACCTTTCCCGATCAAATACGGGAATGAACTTCCTATATATCATTTTTTAAATATCGGTCAGGAAGAACTTTATAATAGTCTTACTTCTAAGTGTAAAGAATGGAAACTTGAAAATGAATACCGAATAATTTGCTACAGATATGTTGGCCCTCTAGTTTATCCCGCCTCATATCTAAGAGCAATCTACGCAGGTTGTAAAATGAATGATACAAATTTTGAAGAACTTCGAAAGACGATAAAAAAAATGAAATTTGAACCACTTCTTTATCGTACTAAAATTAATAAGGAACAATACAAATTAGACTTAATCAAAGTTTAA
- a CDS encoding helix-turn-helix domain-containing protein, with protein MNGNMIFAKRIKQLREEKGDSQESLAAIFNYSKQAVSNWEVSGKIPRHKVLEKLAERYNISIDYLIGFTDDPQPTKNAVKQKKPRDLIKILEQEEYTLNGQIASQEDREKLAKIVEALYWDAKEKNKRKK; from the coding sequence ATGAACGGTAATATGATCTTTGCTAAACGAATAAAACAATTACGCGAAGAAAAGGGAGATAGCCAAGAATCTCTTGCTGCTATATTTAATTATTCGAAACAGGCTGTATCAAATTGGGAAGTAAGTGGTAAAATTCCTCGTCATAAAGTGTTGGAAAAATTAGCTGAACGTTATAATATTTCTATTGATTACCTTATCGGTTTTACTGACGACCCACAACCTACAAAGAATGCTGTAAAACAAAAAAAGCCAAGAGATCTTATAAAAATACTTGAACAGGAAGAATATACCCTGAATGGTCAAATTGCCAGTCAAGAAGATCGTGAAAAACTCGCCAAAATCGTTGAAGCTTTATATTGGGATGCAAAAGAGAAAAATAAGCGTAAGAAATGA
- a CDS encoding EF-hand domain-containing protein → MSISSVNNSDWTTLLNQYAAYQNTNAATNTASTSTSNSDSLSGITSISTDGDTFQLSNITSSSQLSAAQIYSKMDTNGDGSVSAEEFAAARPSNVTEEMAANLYNSFDTDSSGSLTESEYETAMNNASSVDNRY, encoded by the coding sequence ATGAGTATATCATCTGTAAACAACAGCGATTGGACTACATTATTAAATCAGTATGCTGCTTATCAAAACACCAATGCAGCGACAAATACTGCCAGTACCAGCACATCAAATAGTGACAGTCTATCGGGTATCACCAGCATTAGTACTGATGGTGATACGTTTCAATTATCTAACATTACCTCATCGTCTCAGTTGTCTGCAGCGCAAATTTACAGTAAAATGGATACCAACGGTGATGGCTCAGTGAGCGCGGAGGAATTCGCAGCAGCACGTCCTAGTAACGTTACCGAAGAAATGGCTGCAAATCTCTATAATAGCTTCGATACAGACAGTTCAGGATCATTAACAGAATCCGAATATGAAACGGCCATGAACAATGCATCTTCTGTAGACAACAGATACTAA
- a CDS encoding aspartyl-phosphate phosphatase Spo0E family protein → MSELKAILETIEDLRKKLNQLSEGKPLTDPEVIAASQMLDAALNEYQRLMKDKRNHP, encoded by the coding sequence ATGTCGGAGTTAAAGGCAATATTAGAAACAATTGAGGATCTAAGAAAAAAGTTGAACCAATTGTCTGAGGGCAAACCCTTAACAGATCCAGAAGTAATAGCTGCTAGTCAGATGTTGGATGCCGCTCTTAACGAATATCAAAGACTTATGAAAGATAAAAGGAATCACCCATAA
- a CDS encoding DUF4405 domain-containing protein, protein MLSKPERNYYLNIILLVLGTICVLTGIALAIKPPSLMPFLMSIHIKSLHEWTSYALTILVMFHLAFHLNWIKAMTKNKINKKNA, encoded by the coding sequence ATGCTATCAAAACCCGAAAGAAATTATTATTTAAATATCATACTGCTAGTATTGGGAACAATTTGTGTTCTTACAGGAATTGCTTTGGCGATAAAACCACCATCCTTAATGCCATTTTTAATGTCTATACACATCAAGTCTTTGCATGAATGGACAAGCTATGCCCTAACCATTTTAGTTATGTTTCATCTCGCATTTCATCTAAACTGGATAAAAGCGATGACGAAAAACAAGATTAACAAAAAAAATGCTTAA
- a CDS encoding Y-family DNA polymerase: MMVRTILHVDLNNFYASVECLYRSEIRNKPVIVGGDVEARHGIVLAKNNIAKVAGVKTGDAIWQAKQKCSGLVVVPPDFRKYLRFSRMAKAIYANYTDQVEPFGIDESWLDVTGSVRLFGDGRTIADTIRQRMKNELGVTVSVGVSWNKIFAKLGSDMKKPDATIVINKDNFKQLVWQLPVGDLLYVGRSTRRKLEHRAIFTIGDLAKADVRNLKLLLGVWGETLWQFANGLDSAPVRKAGIESIVKSVGNSTTTARDLINNEDVKLIIYVLAESVAVRLRAHGLKCSTVSIYVRDNELSSFERQGKLTTSTYISGTIAQKALELFSRNYHWNKPIRSIGVRGADLVTADQHIQLDLFGEDPTTKEQLEKTIDDIRRRFGPYSIQRCSMLNDRQLTGFNPKDDHVIHPVSFFR, encoded by the coding sequence ATGATGGTTAGAACTATTCTGCATGTTGACTTAAATAATTTTTATGCCAGCGTCGAATGTCTTTATCGATCTGAAATACGAAATAAACCTGTTATTGTTGGTGGCGATGTCGAGGCTCGGCACGGCATTGTATTGGCTAAAAATAATATCGCTAAAGTTGCTGGTGTTAAAACAGGTGATGCAATTTGGCAAGCAAAACAGAAATGTTCGGGGCTTGTCGTAGTCCCTCCGGACTTTCGCAAATATCTCCGATTTTCGCGGATGGCTAAGGCCATTTATGCCAATTATACTGACCAGGTAGAGCCTTTTGGGATAGACGAATCATGGTTGGATGTTACCGGTTCTGTTCGATTGTTTGGTGATGGCCGAACGATCGCTGATACTATCCGGCAACGCATGAAAAATGAGCTTGGCGTTACTGTTTCCGTTGGCGTGTCATGGAATAAAATATTTGCAAAGCTTGGCAGTGATATGAAAAAGCCGGATGCCACCATTGTTATTAATAAGGATAATTTTAAGCAATTAGTTTGGCAGCTACCTGTTGGTGATTTGCTTTATGTTGGACGGTCAACGCGAAGGAAACTTGAACATAGAGCTATATTTACCATTGGCGATTTAGCTAAAGCGGACGTCCGTAATTTGAAACTTTTATTGGGCGTTTGGGGTGAAACGCTTTGGCAATTTGCAAACGGTTTGGATTCGGCACCTGTGCGAAAAGCTGGCATAGAAAGCATAGTGAAGTCCGTTGGTAACAGCACGACCACAGCGCGTGACCTGATTAATAATGAAGACGTAAAACTGATTATTTATGTGCTGGCTGAGAGTGTAGCGGTGCGGCTCCGAGCACATGGACTAAAATGCTCAACGGTTTCTATTTATGTACGGGACAATGAATTGTCGTCATTTGAACGGCAAGGAAAGCTGACTACATCGACTTATATTTCAGGGACAATAGCGCAGAAAGCTTTAGAATTGTTTTCTAGAAACTATCACTGGAATAAGCCTATTCGCAGTATTGGCGTGCGCGGTGCTGACCTAGTAACTGCTGATCAACATATACAGCTTGATTTATTTGGAGAAGATCCAACCACGAAAGAACAATTAGAAAAGACGATAGATGACATTCGCCGCCGATTTGGTCCGTACAGTATCCAACGCTGTTCCATGCTGAATGATAGACAACTGACTGGTTTTAATCCTAAGGATGATCATGTAATTCATCCGGTATCATTTTTTAGGTAG
- a CDS encoding LamG domain-containing protein, producing MAVDDKYTVSLLHFDGGITDESGKVWTANNGTAVSTAKSEFGESSLYFNGTSQYLTTPNSSDFDFGTGDFTIDWWEYRTSTGGSCVAARNYNATNGYPAWLLGWVSSGVCYFYATSNGINWDAASAVSMGSIMLNSWTHYAVVRHGSTFYTFQNGTLISTATSSLSIYVPTGTPCIGSYYSGYWFPGYIDEFRVSKGIARWTSNFIPPTAPYSPLNAPTNLTATAGDSQVTLSWTAVTGVTGYNVKRSIIAGGPYTTVGANVSTNSYVDTTVTNGTTYYYVVTTVDADGESAKSNEASATPVASSKALLRVTMSDSSEREYQLSESEIDGFINWVKGHVSIDPNCYMLNKIEVLQNSKDYLMFEKIISFEVMPLTK from the coding sequence ATGGCAGTAGATGACAAATATACAGTATCGTTATTACATTTTGATGGCGGAATCACAGACGAAAGTGGAAAAGTATGGACGGCAAATAATGGAACGGCTGTAAGCACAGCGAAAAGTGAGTTTGGAGAATCAAGTTTATATTTCAATGGTACAAGTCAATACTTAACTACACCTAACAGCTCAGACTTTGATTTTGGAACAGGAGATTTTACCATTGATTGGTGGGAATATAGAACTTCGACTGGTGGGAGCTGCGTTGCCGCAAGGAATTATAACGCCACAAATGGTTATCCAGCTTGGTTATTAGGCTGGGTATCAAGTGGGGTATGTTATTTTTATGCTACTAGTAATGGAATAAATTGGGATGCGGCTTCTGCGGTTTCTATGGGATCTATAATGCTTAATTCTTGGACACATTATGCAGTAGTTCGACATGGCTCGACTTTCTATACATTTCAAAATGGAACGTTAATCTCAACAGCAACATCATCATTATCGATATATGTACCTACTGGTACGCCTTGTATTGGATCATACTATTCAGGGTATTGGTTTCCGGGATATATTGATGAATTTCGTGTATCTAAAGGTATAGCTCGTTGGACCTCTAATTTTATTCCTCCAACGGCACCTTATTCACCACTAAATGCACCAACCAACCTAACTGCCACCGCAGGCGATTCCCAAGTAACTCTATCATGGACAGCAGTTACAGGCGTAACCGGCTACAATGTAAAACGTTCCATTATTGCGGGCGGCCCATATACTACCGTAGGTGCAAATGTATCGACTAATAGCTATGTAGATACCACCGTAACAAACGGTACCACTTACTATTATGTGGTAACAACTGTAGATGCTGATGGTGAAAGCGCAAAATCCAATGAGGCATCTGCTACGCCGGTCGCATCCAGCAAGGCATTGTTGCGAGTCACGATGAGCGATTCTAGCGAACGGGAATATCAGTTGTCGGAATCTGAAATTGATGGTTTTATTAATTGGGTAAAAGGTCATGTAAGTATTGATCCTAATTGCTATATGCTTAATAAAATTGAAGTTTTACAAAATAGTAAAGATTATTTAATGTTTGAAAAGATCATCAGTTTCGAGGTTATGCCGCTTACGAAGTAA